The genomic segment GCTGCACAGCTGGCCGAAGAGCCTGTGGTGCAATTAGGCGGTAGCTGCTGGCTAGGCGCTCAGGATCATCATCCCAGCGATATGATGTTTTGCCTTTTGGAATAGCAAGTAACTGCTAAGCTTTAAGTCATTCACCGGGCGATAAGAAGGCTGCTATGGAAAAATTTCCTCACCATCTCAATGCGCTGTTTGCCCAGCTGGGTCTGGCATCCAGCGATGACGATATAGCGGCCTTTATTATGAAACACGCTCCTCTGCCTTCTCATTTCTCGCTGCTAGAAGCGCCTTTCTGGACAGAAAATCAGGCCATATTTTTGCGCGAAGAGCTGGAAGAAGACGCCGATTGGGCCGAAGTCATTGATCAGCTGGATGTGGCTTTGCGGGCCATGCCTTAGTGGCAATACGCTGTGCGTAGCTAAAATCTGCAGAGTGCATAGAGTTAAAAAGCAGAACAGAGAGAAATCAAGCCGATGCTACTTAGGGGCATAGCATCTATACGTTTGATGCAAAATAGCCAAATCCCCATTTAACAAAGGGGGGAGGCTGCAGTACTGAAGTGCCTCCCATTTTTTGTAGATATTTATGCTTAAGGTGGATTTAAAAGGTTTTCTTAGTGTGCTCGGTATCTGCAGAATTTTTGAGTCACATCGCCCGTTTTAATCATCCCATCCCGCGTAAGTGGGCAGCGTTTGCCAGCATTGCAACTGCCGCGCCTCAACTTGCAATGTTGTCTGGTTAAGTAGCCAGCTGGCCAGCCCGCCGCGCATATAGGCCAGCTCATCGCCACACATCCCCACTAAATCCCGCGCCAGTGCTGCGGCTGCTAGGTAGATTTCGCCTTCGATAATCGGTGCCGTGGCAAGATAATATTGCTCTTCAATCAGCGCCAGCCAGTAAGCGCGTTCTTCTTCCGCCAGTACCGCCACCGTACCACGCGGCTTAGCGGCCAGCTCACTCGCTACCAAATGGCCAACGGCCTGAAACCACTGCCAGTTTTCAATCGTATGTGTATCCGCGCCATAGCTGGGGATGTCGGTATTGATGGGAAACACAGGACTAACCTTTATTTAATGCAGGAGGGGATTGTAAGCGAAAACGCTAAATCTAAACCTAAATCTTAAAACACGGAGGACACCGAGAACACGGAGTTTCACGGAGAAAAGCAAAACCAAAGTGATTACGTTGGGCGATTCCGTCATTTCCGAGTGTTTTATCGGAAATCCAGTGGCGCTGCTGGATCCCTGATTAAAGCGTTCGGGGATGACGATCTAATCAATGTTTTCCTCGACTGATGTTTTCTCAGGGCTCTCCGTGCTCCTCCGTGTTCTCCTTCTCTCCGTGTTTTATGACTTGGGTTTTTAAATTAAAAATCCTTCACTTCCACTACCATCAGCCCCGCCCGCACGCCGGGTTTTACTTTGGGGTTGGGGAAGACTACGCGCTCTTCAAGGTGGCTGACTTTGTATTCGTAGCCGGTGTCAGATGCAATCAGCGTGCCTTGGGGGTAGGCCGTGAAGTTGGCTACATCGTCTGGCAGGTGCAGCTTAAAGGCTTCGCTGTGTTTCTCTAGCTGGCCAACTACCTTAAAGACTTGATAGGGTTGGGCGGGCCTGCTTGGTTGGGTGGCGGCAACCATGCTTTGCATCAGTGCATTGATACCGGCAAAGTCATCCAGCTGGTTTTGTCCGAAAGGCTGTACCTTGCCCAGCTCAAGCGTCACCGATTGCGCGCCGTGGTGCTGGCTGGAGTGGTAAGCAAAAGTGCCTGCCGGGGCATGGTTTATCAGCAGTGCACCTAAATCACAGCACTCAAGCCATTTAAGCAATTGCGGGTCATAAGGCCGGGTCTGATAAGGCAGCAGGCCAAAGCGGGTAAAGCTGGAGGGGCGAATAGCGGTGTGCAGAT from the Iodobacter fluviatilis genome contains:
- a CDS encoding DUF2789 domain-containing protein; this translates as MEKFPHHLNALFAQLGLASSDDDIAAFIMKHAPLPSHFSLLEAPFWTENQAIFLREELEEDADWAEVIDQLDVALRAMP
- the astE gene encoding succinylglutamate desuccinylase, producing MPHTHPVLADFLSFTLQDHPIDIVKGTLASGVHWHYLGEGLLEFVPHHGSDQSLVLSAGIHGNETAPIELLNTLVKDLATGQQALGVRLLVLLGNVAAMRTSDRYLDDDLNRLFDHRHTRLPDSTDAQRAAQIEAAMAQFFAGASGARYHLDLHTAIRPSSFTRFGLLPYQTRPYDPQLLKWLECCDLGALLINHAPAGTFAYHSSQHHGAQSVTLELGKVQPFGQNQLDDFAGINALMQSMVAATQPSRPAQPYQVFKVVGQLEKHSEAFKLHLPDDVANFTAYPQGTLIASDTGYEYKVSHLEERVVFPNPKVKPGVRAGLMVVEVKDF